One region of Desulfovibrio sp. JC010 genomic DNA includes:
- a CDS encoding AAA family ATPase: MITKIRVYNFKSLHGTAKGHYDFELELGKFNCLVGLNGSGKSTILQFFDFLTVLIKGNVSEWFNSRAWTEKEINFQGRIEGKLNQERNILIQIRTIQNDAIVTWTAAFNRTNKRCSAESFLYNGEKILDVNKNKLTIYDEITSINHEYEGSIVATLQNKILPDAVFEFKKTIEGIKSLDLLSPNLLRKKSRYESVDIGHGGESINAFLHSRSADETESIIQTMKSLYPNFSGYNTKALKGGWKKLSITELHEKEAIDFDSKHASDGLLRLLAIIAEAQSEHSFLLLDEIENGIHPELIEKLVNIIARDVKAQTLVTTHNPLILNYLTDEEAQESVSLIYKTKEGFTRAKNFFEIPSVAEKLDILGPGEVYVDTNLEELTKSLHTEESV; the protein is encoded by the coding sequence ATGATTACAAAAATTCGCGTTTATAACTTCAAGTCACTTCATGGAACGGCTAAAGGACACTATGATTTTGAACTGGAACTAGGAAAATTTAATTGTCTGGTTGGACTTAACGGATCAGGAAAGTCTACCATTTTACAATTCTTTGACTTCTTAACCGTACTAATAAAAGGAAATGTTTCTGAATGGTTTAACAGCAGGGCTTGGACAGAAAAAGAAATTAACTTTCAAGGACGCATTGAGGGCAAGCTCAATCAGGAAAGAAACATCCTCATCCAAATTAGAACAATTCAAAACGATGCCATCGTAACTTGGACGGCAGCATTTAATAGAACCAATAAAAGATGTAGTGCTGAAAGCTTTCTTTATAATGGAGAAAAAATTCTTGATGTTAATAAAAACAAATTAACTATTTATGACGAAATTACATCTATAAACCATGAATACGAAGGATCAATTGTCGCAACCTTGCAAAACAAGATTCTACCTGATGCAGTATTCGAATTTAAAAAAACAATCGAAGGAATTAAATCCTTAGACCTACTTTCCCCAAATCTACTTAGAAAAAAATCCCGGTATGAAAGCGTTGATATCGGACATGGAGGGGAAAGCATCAATGCGTTCTTACATTCCCGTTCAGCTGATGAGACCGAAAGCATAATCCAGACCATGAAATCCCTCTATCCCAACTTTTCAGGATATAACACAAAGGCCTTAAAAGGCGGGTGGAAAAAACTCTCTATTACTGAACTTCATGAAAAAGAAGCAATAGACTTCGATTCCAAACACGCCAGCGACGGCCTACTCCGCCTTTTGGCGATTATTGCCGAAGCTCAATCTGAGCACAGCTTCCTGCTGCTCGATGAAATAGAAAATGGAATTCACCCGGAACTGATTGAAAAGCTAGTCAATATTATTGCAAGAGATGTTAAGGCGCAAACCCTTGTCACAACTCACAACCCGCTGATCTTGAACTACCTGACAGACGAAGAAGCACAGGAATCAGTTTCCCTGATTTATAAGACAAAAGAAGGATTTACCCGCGCTAAAAACTTTTTTGAAATCCCAAGCGTAGCTGAAAAACTCGATATATTGGGGCCAGGAGAAGTATACGTAGATACCAATCTTGAAGAACTGACCAAGTCTCTCCATACAGAAGAGAGTGTATAG